The Candidatus Polarisedimenticolaceae bacterium sequence ATCCTCGGCGCGGCGGTGATCGACGACGTGATGGGGCTCGTCATCCTCTCCGCGGTGACCGGGATGATCGTCGCGGCCGATGCGGGGCGCGCCTTCTCGATCGGGGCCGTCGGCTGGCCGTTCCTGAAGGCGAGCGTGTTTCTCGCGGCGGCGCTCACGATCGGCTCCGTCGTCACACCCCGGTTGCTCGATCTCGCGTCGCGCCTCAAGACCCGTGGGACGCTCCTCGCTACCGGGCTCGTGTTGTGTTTCGTCCTGGCTTGGGTCGCGAGCCGGATCGGTCTCGCGCCGATCGTGGGCGCCTTCGCCGCCGGTCTCATCCTCGAGCCGGGGCAGTACCGGGCCTTCGAGCAGCGCGGGGAAGACGGGCTCGAAAAGCAGGTCCATCCGATCGGGTCGTTCCTCGTGCCGGTCTTCTTCGTCCTCATGGGGATGCGCACCGACGTTCGCGCCTTCGTTCAGCCTGGCGTCCTGGGCCTGGCGGCGGGCCTGACGGCGGCGGCGATCGTCGGAAAGCAGCTCTGCTCGCTCGGCGTGCTCCAGCGCGGTGTCGATCGCCTCACGGTCGGCATCGGCATGATCCCCCGAGGTGAGGTCGGCCTGATCTTCGCGAGCATCGGCGTCTCCCTGACGGTCCGGGGCGAGCGGATCGTCGACGACGCGGTGTTCTCCGCGATCGTCGTCATGGTTGTCGTGACCACCTTGATCACGCCGCCGCTCCTGAAGTGGAGCCTCGGACGCACGAGGGCCTGATGCCGATCGGCTTCGCCGGGATCTACCACTTGGCGCTCTTCGGGCTGTTGATCCCGTTCGCGGCGGTGCGTTCGGCGCGCCGCATCGACTCCCGGCGGCTCCCACCGAAGGCTGCCCACTTCATCTCCACGGTCGTCACGCTCCTCGTCTTCTTCGGCCTCTCGCTCCTCGTGTCGGTCAGGGAGCGGATCGTCCTCTTCCCTCGAGCGGCCCCGCCGCTCTGGACGATCACCGCCGGCGGTGCGGTGCTCGTGGCGCTCGTCGGGCTCATGCGCCCCATCTGGAAGAGCCGTGTGGCCGCGCGGGCTCGGAAAATCTGGCTCTTCATGCCGCGGACGCCGCGCGAACGGGCGCTCTGGGTCGCGTGCTCGCTCGCGGCGGGGCTCGCGGAAGAGGTGACCTACCGCGGTGTCATGTACGTGCTCCTCTGGCGCCTCACCGGCCATCCGTTGCCTGCGGTCCTCATCGCGTCGATCGTGTTCGGCGTCTCGCACTGGCTCCAGGGATGGAAGGGGATGTCGATCATCACGTCGATCGCGCTCGCGATGCACGGGCTCGTTTGGATCTCCGGCTCGCTCTACGTCGCGATCGCCGTCCATGCGCTCTACGATGTCGCCGCCGGTCTCTTCTACGCCAAGTACGGCGACGAGCTGGGCTACCCGCTGGAGCCTCTGCCGCCCCCGGCGCCTGCCTCCTGAACTGCTAGAGTGCGCCGCGCGATGACGCGCTGGCTCGACTACGACGAGGTCTACGAAGGCGGCGCCACGCGCGTCGCCGGGACGGTCAAGGTCCTGAAGGGTGTCGAGAGCCGCGAGCTCGGGAACACGCGCGATCTCCTCGTCTACCTCCCGCCGTCGCACGGCACCGCGAATCGCACCTACCCGACCCTCTACATGCATGACGGTCAGAACCTGTTCGACGCCGCGACGAGCTACGCCGGGGAGTGGCGCGCCGACGAGACGCTCGAAGCGCTCGCGGGGGAGGGCATCGAGGCCATCGTCGTCGGGATCCCCAACTCGGGGACCGCGCGTCTCGCCGAGTACAGCCCGTTCGAGGACAAGCTCTCGGGCGCGGGGCGCGCGAGGGACTACGTCCGTTTCGTCGTCGAGACGGTGAAGCCGCTCGTCGACGACGCGTTCAGGACGACCGGTCTCCCCGAAGCGACGGCGACGATCGGATCGTCGATGGGCGGGCTCGTCAGCCTCTACGCCTTCTTCGAACGCCCGGACGTCTTCGGGCTCGTCGGCGCCGTGTCGCCGTCGCTCGGCTTCGCGCGGCAGGCGCCGCTCGCCTGGCTCGAGAGCGCGCCGTTCGTCGGCGGACGGATCTACATGGACGTCGGCACGCTCGAGGGGCCGCCGCGGGCCGGAGACGAGCCGAGCCCCTACGTGCGTCTCGTGCGTCGTGCCTACGACGCGCTCGTTTCCAAGGGATACGCGCCCGATCGCGACATCCTCTATCGCGAGGATGAGGGCGGCCGGCACAACGAGGCCGCGTGGGCGGCACGCTTGCCCGAGGCGCTGCGCTTCCTCTTGAAATAAGGGGACAGCTACCGAATTCTCACCCAAAGTTGGGGGGTGGTTTCCTCACACACAACTCGGTGCTTATTGTGTGTGAGGAAGCCACCCTCCAACTTTGGGTGAGAATTCGGTAGCTGTCCCCTTATTTCAGACGCGTGGGCGTGTGTCCATGCGCCGGATCCATGCCGAGAGCTTGGGGTAGCCGCCCTTGAGCGGCATGTGCTCGACGAGGATGTCGTGGAAGAGGTGCGTGTCGTCGTCCTCGCACGTCAGGGCGTAGCGCAGGAACGGAAAGGCGCAGACGTCGGAGGCGGAGAGCTCGGCGCCCATGAGGTAGTCGCGGCCGGAGAGCAAGCCCTCGAACCACGGCAGCCACCCGGCCATCTCGGCGCCCCACGCTTCGATCTTCGCGCGATCGGGATCGGGCTTCTGTAGCTCGTCGTAGATGAGGTTCGGCGGACGCTTCCACACGCGGTTGAACCACTCGATGAAGATGTCCGTCTCGGCCCGGCGCGCCGGATCGGCCGGCCAGAGCGCACGCTCCGGATAACTCTCCTCGAGGTACTTGACGATGACCATCGAGTCGTACACGACCTTCCGCCCGCGATCGACGTCGACGATCGTCGGGACGAGGTCTTGCCCGCTTACGGCGCGGACCGTCGCGCGGTCGTCGGGATCGACCCAGACCGATTCGGTCGGAATCTTTTTGTGCGCGAGGGCGAGCGCGACGCGCTCGACGTTCGTGGAGTACTTGAACCGGTAGAGCTGGATCACGCGCGCACTATACCGCGGCTTCGATCGTGCCGATCACCGTCCGCAAGCCCGCGGCGAACGACGAGGGCGGTGGCAGCAGG is a genomic window containing:
- a CDS encoding cation:proton antiporter, coding for MIAPVVAMLAVILVAAKIGGEAATRLGQPSVLGELLAGVVLGNLGLAGVTLLEPIKDSAAIELLSDLGVLILLFEVGLESTVGQMMKVGASALLVATLGVVAPFALGWAVSVWLEPHGSLYLHAFHGATLCATSVGITARVFQDLGRGKSDEARIILGAAVIDDVMGLVILSAVTGMIVAADAGRAFSIGAVGWPFLKASVFLAAALTIGSVVTPRLLDLASRLKTRGTLLATGLVLCFVLAWVASRIGLAPIVGAFAAGLILEPGQYRAFEQRGEDGLEKQVHPIGSFLVPVFFVLMGMRTDVRAFVQPGVLGLAAGLTAAAIVGKQLCSLGVLQRGVDRLTVGIGMIPRGEVGLIFASIGVSLTVRGERIVDDAVFSAIVVMVVVTTLITPPLLKWSLGRTRA
- a CDS encoding CPBP family intramembrane glutamic endopeptidase: MPIGFAGIYHLALFGLLIPFAAVRSARRIDSRRLPPKAAHFISTVVTLLVFFGLSLLVSVRERIVLFPRAAPPLWTITAGGAVLVALVGLMRPIWKSRVAARARKIWLFMPRTPRERALWVACSLAAGLAEEVTYRGVMYVLLWRLTGHPLPAVLIASIVFGVSHWLQGWKGMSIITSIALAMHGLVWISGSLYVAIAVHALYDVAAGLFYAKYGDELGYPLEPLPPPAPAS
- a CDS encoding alpha/beta hydrolase-fold protein; this translates as MTRWLDYDEVYEGGATRVAGTVKVLKGVESRELGNTRDLLVYLPPSHGTANRTYPTLYMHDGQNLFDAATSYAGEWRADETLEALAGEGIEAIVVGIPNSGTARLAEYSPFEDKLSGAGRARDYVRFVVETVKPLVDDAFRTTGLPEATATIGSSMGGLVSLYAFFERPDVFGLVGAVSPSLGFARQAPLAWLESAPFVGGRIYMDVGTLEGPPRAGDEPSPYVRLVRRAYDALVSKGYAPDRDILYREDEGGRHNEAAWAARLPEALRFLLK
- a CDS encoding glutathione S-transferase family protein, with protein sequence MIQLYRFKYSTNVERVALALAHKKIPTESVWVDPDDRATVRAVSGQDLVPTIVDVDRGRKVVYDSMVIVKYLEESYPERALWPADPARRAETDIFIEWFNRVWKRPPNLIYDELQKPDPDRAKIEAWGAEMAGWLPWFEGLLSGRDYLMGAELSASDVCAFPFLRYALTCEDDDTHLFHDILVEHMPLKGGYPKLSAWIRRMDTRPRV